TGGGGGCTTTTATTTTACCAAAAGAAAAGGAGTACAGATTCCATGAAGCTTAAAGAAACATTGAACCTCGGGAAGACTAAGTTTCCAATGCGCGGTAGTTTACCAACCAAGGAACTTGAACGTGAAAACGTTTGGTTTGAAAACAAAGTCTATGAAGCACGTCAAAAATTAAATGAAGGTAAGCCATTTTTCGTATTACATGATGGCCCTCCATATGCTAACGGTAACATCCACATGGGTCACGCTTTGAATAAGATTTCTAAGGATATTATCGTACGTTATAAGTCAATGAGTGGCTTTAACTCACCATATGTTCCTGGTTGGGATACACATGGTTTGCCAATTGAACAACAATTGACAAAGGCTGGTCATAACCGTAAAGAATTAAGTAAGGTTGAATGGCGTAAGCTCGCCGAACAATTTGCGCGTGAACAAGTTGATAAGCAACGTGAAGACTTTAAGCGTCTTGGTGTTTCTGCTGAATGGGATAACCCATATTTGACTTTGTTACCTGAATTCGAAGCCGCCCAAATTCGGACTTTCGGTGAAATGGCGAAAAAAGGCTACATTTACAAGGGTAAGAAACCAGTTTACTGGTCATGGTCATCTGAATCCGCTTTGGCTGAAGCTGAAATTGAATACCACGATGTGACGTCACCAACTGCGTTCTATGCTGAACGTGTCGTTGATGGTAAGGGTATCTTGGATACTGATACTTACATGGTTGTTTGGACGACTACGCCATGGACAATTCCTGGTTCACGTGGGATTACTATTGGTGCCAAGTACGAATATTCAGTTGTTAAACCTGCTGGATCAGACAAGAAGTACGTTGTGGCGACTGATTTATTAGCTGGCGATGCTGAAAAGTTTGGCTGGGCTGATTATGAAGTTGAAAAGATTGTGAAGGGTGTTGATATGGAAAATATCATCGCTCAACACCCATTCTATGAAGACGTTAAGTTAGTTACGATGCTTGGCGATTTCGTTACTTTGGATGCCGGTACTGGTCTTGTTCACACTGCCCCTGGTTTTGGGGAAGACGATTTCTGGGTTGGTCAAAAGTACGGCTTGGAAGTTGCTGTTCCCGTTGATGATCAAGGAATGATGACTGAAGAAGCCGGCGCTGACTTTGAAGGTGTTTTCTATGAAAAAGCAAACGCAATTTCACTCCAAAAGTTGACTGATCTTGGTTTACTTTTGAAGCAAGAAGACATTGAACACAGCTACCCATTTGACTGGCGGACTAAAAAGCCCGTTATTTTCCGGGCAGTGCCACAATGGTTTGCCTCTGTTGAAGCATTCCGTCAACAAATCTTGGATTCATTAGATGAAGTTGAATTTTTACCTGAATGGGGTAAGAATCGTCTTTACAACATGATCAAAGATCGTGGCGACTGGGTTATCTCACGTCAACGTGTCTGGGGTGTTCCATTGCCAATCTTCTATGCTGAAGATGGCGAACCAATTTTGACTGAAGAAACGGTTAACCACGTGGCTGACTTGTTCGGCGAATTTGGATCAAATGTCTGGTTTGAACGTGAAGCTAAAGACTTGTTGCCTGAAGGTTATACTTCAGAACACTCACCAAACGGTATTTTCACCAAAGAAGAAGATATCATGGATGTGTGGTTTGATTCTGGTTCATCACACCAAGGTGTTTTGGCACAACGTGATTACTTGCCAGATCAAGCTGACTTGTACTTGGAAGGTTCTGACCAATATCGTGGTTGGTTCAACTCATCATTGATCACTTCTGTTGCAGTTACTGGTCACGCACCATACAAGGGTCTTATCTCACAAGGATTCGTGCTTGATGGTGAAGGTCGCAAGATGTCTAAGTCAATAGGTAACACGATCGTTCCAAATGACGTTATCAAGCAAATGGGTGCTGAAATCATCCGTTTGTGGGTAGCTTCAGTTGATACGGATAGCGATGTCCGTGTTTCAATGGAAATTTTGAAGCAATCTTCAGAAACTTACCGGAAGATTCGTAACACAATGCGTTTCTTGTTAGCTAATACTGAAGATTTCGATAACGCTAAAGATGCAGTGGCTTATGAAGATATGCCAGCGTCAGATAAGTACTTCTATGCGTTAGTTAATGATTTGACCAAGGACTTATTGGCTGATTATGACCAATACAAGTTTGTTGACTTATTCAAACGCGTCGTTAACTTTATCAACGTTGATTTGTCTGCTTACTACTTGGATTACGCTAAGGACGTTGTTTATACCGAAGCACCTGATTCTGTGGAACGTCGGGCAATGCAAACTAACTTCTACAAGACTGTGCTTAATTTGACGAAACTCTTGTTGCCAATCTTGCCACACACTTCTGAAGAAATTTGGGAATACCTCCAAGAACCAGAAGAATTCGGTTACTTATCAGAAATGGTTGTTGCCGAAGACTTGGCTGATTCAGCTAGCTTGATTGCTAACTGGGGTGAATTCCGCCTCATGCGCGATAAGGTTAACAAGGCCTTGGAAGAAGCGCGTGATAACAAGTTGATTGGTAAGCCTGCTGAAGCAGCGGTTACGCTCTATTTGACTGCTGAACAACGTGCCTTGATTGATACATTAGATTCTGACGTGCGCGTGATGCTCTTAGTATCACAATTGCACTTAGTTGATATTGCCGATGCACCAGCTGATGCCCAAGACATTGATGGCTTGAAGTTGACTGTTGCTCATGCTGAAGGTGAAGTATCAGCTCGTGACCGCTTGTACCACACTGATTTGGGAGCCGATGCCGACTTCCCAATGTTGAGTGCCCACGAAGCTGCCATTGTGCGCCAATACTACCCTGAAGCTGTTGAAAATGGCTTTGAAGACTAGTTTTAATATTTAAACCGGAAAAGACTTACCTATTTTGAAAATAGGTAGGTCTTTTTATTGTGGGTAATACTAAGTTGTAAAATATCAGGGCTCTATTTGAGCTGACATGGGATTGAATAATATTGGCCACTCCGTGCCTGGAAATTACTTGGCGCACCACACTGGAAGCAACCTCCCAAGCCAAAATGCGGTCTTGTGAGGTTCGGATAAGCTGGGAGTCTAAGGAATAAATTCCTGAGACTCCTCATCTCATCCTCAGCGGCGACATGTGTTGCACACATCTCACCCCAGTCGTGGTGTAAAGGCTACGCCCGCCAAGCACTTTCCAGACACTTCGTTAGTTAGTAATAACTCTCAAACTAGAAAAAACAGTTGTAAATCACAGGTCACAGCAGAATGGAAAAAACAACGCTGGCAATAGGACCTCAGTAATTCGATGATTGAAAAGTACAGAAACAACAATCCTACGCTAGAATAAATAGAACCTAAATTGTAAATATTAGGTACTCCGTTAATATGTACAACGAGTGATATCCAATTAGGTAACCTACAGAATATCAAGGGGGACATACAACTTGTTAAATCCATTGTGCAAATAGTTTGGATGACGTAAAAATGTTGCTAATTTTCACGGATTAACGATTTTTTTGAAAATTTTGTTCAAAGGAATTGCCAAACGGTTTGATTGTCGTATACTAAATCTATTACTTTATTGGTCAAAATCTTTAGAAATTATTGAGAGTGTGAAAAATGGATATATTAATGGCGTTAATTCCCGCGTTAACGTGGGGTTCGATTGGATTATTAACGGGTAAATTCGGTGGTTCAGCTGGACAACAAGTTTTTGGGATGACATCAGGTGCTTTCATCTTGTCAGCCATCATTTGGCTAGTGACGAAGCCAACAATGACACCAACGATTTGGATTCTTGGTTTAGTCTCAGGTTTGTTCTGGGCAGTTGGTACATCACAACAATTTGTTTCATTTAAGGAAATTGGTGTATCAAAAGCCTTTCCAATTTCAACCGCGGGACAATTAGTTACGAATGCTTTAATGGGCGCAATTGTCTTTGGAGAATGGAAAAATCCCATCATGTGGTTGATGGGGGTTGCAGCAATCGCCATCATGGTTATTGGTGCCGTATTCATTGGTAAAAAGGACCCTAAGAGCCCATTTAAGCAACCAGAGAACATAACTGGGAATATGCGCGCTGGAATTATTGCGTTAACGCTCTCGACGTTTGGGTACCTTGTATACACGTTCATTCCAAAAGCATATCAAACGTGGGGTGGGATGCCATCAACATCCGGTTCTGAGTTTACTTTTGCGATTCTTTTACCACAAACAATGGGGATGGTTATCGGAGCCTTTATCTTTGCGAAGTTCATGATTCGTGAAAATAACTTGGTCAGCGTTACGACCGCCAAGAACGGTATTACAGGGATTGGTTGGGCAATCGGGAACTTATTCATGTTCTTGTCTGCGATGTCTGCCATGGGGCTCGCAACGGCATATACGCTTTCACAAATGGGCGTGATTATCTCAACCTTTGGGGCAATTATATTCTTAGGTGAAAAGAAAACGAAAAAAGAATTTATCTATACCTTTATTGGAACGGCAGCGGTAATTCTTGGTGGCGTCCTTGTGGGAATGATATAAATAAAAACGTGCAGGTATGACCGATTATCGGACACCTGCACGTTTTATTTTTTGTCTTACGATGATGAGCGTGGGATTCGAACCCACGACCTACAGTTTAGAAGACTGTTGCTCTATCCAACTGAGCTAGCCCACCGCAATATATAAAATTATATATGTAATAAGACAGACAGTCAACGACATAAAAATGAAGTCTAATAGACGTTTTTGCGTAAGTTTAGGTTTTTTCTTGAAGATTAGGCTCAAAAATTGACGATATGAAAGCGATTTCGTATACTTAAATAGTAGACGTTCAAGAGATATGATTTATTGAACACAAAACACGATCTTTAGTAAAGATATAACGATTTTAGGGATACTATCGTATGGGTTGGGATGCCAAAGATTGCTGATTAATCGACGATTAAAAAAGTAGAGGTAGCCACATGACAACAAAGACAGATCCACGAGTTTTAAAGACTCGCAATAGTTTAAAACGCGCGTTAGTTAAGTTAATGCGTGAATATAAATTGCAATATATTACAGTTCAAAAAATTACTGAAGAAGCCAACATAACTCGCGGTACCTTCTATTTGCATTACCATGACAAGGAAGACTTCGTTCAACGGGCGATGCAAGAAATTATTGATGACTTTTTTGCAGAAACAATTTATATGACGAATCGCGGTTTTAAAAGTCACACTAAGGATGATAGTGCCGCAGAATTATGTCGTTTCTCAATTGCACGTGCATTTGCGTACATTGAAAACGATTCAGAAGTTTTCGATGTTTTGTTAAACGAGCAAGAAAACAATGTTTTTGAACAACAAATTTATAACCATCTCTCAGAATATATGCAACAGTTCAAACAAACTTGTCAAAGTGAGTTTGTTGAACTTGAAGTACCTGATGAACTGCAAATTTCATTTATTGTTTCGGCCTTGTTGGGGGTAATTAAACGGTGGTTACATACTGGTATGATGTATACACCACGCTATATGACCGCAAGTATGAAGCGAATTCTTGAGTTTAAGCAACCTAAACAAGTTGAGTTTGCAGATTTCTTTGATGCAGCAGAAGTGTTAGACTAATTAATAGTTTTTTGCGTAGCTGGCCAATTATGGTCGGCTACGTTTTGTATAACAATAAATTCGGTTATCACTGATTTGGGGATTTGTTCAAACTAGTGCCTAATGTATATTCCGTGGTACGCGAGTATTCTTAAGCAAAAGTACAAAAATGAGAATTCCACGCTAGAATAAATGAAGACAAAGTTTTTAGAAGTCCTGGCTGCACAATTGAATTTTTGCGTGGCCGACAGGGGCTGACAAATACAAAAATTATAAGGAGAGTAAGATGGCACAAAAAGTTTTTTGTCAAAGTTGTGGAATGCCACTACAAAATAAAGCTGACTTTGGAACGAATAAGGATGGTTCGTTTTCAACGGAGTATTGTTCATATTGTTACTTAAATGGTGAATTCGTTGATCCTAATGCTACAGTCGCGTCAATGATTGCGGTTGGGGAAAAAGGAATTGAGCAAAATCCACAAATGGGAAAGATTACTAAGTTCTTTCTTAAAAAAATGTATCCAATGCAAGTTAAAAATTTGAAACGTTGGAAATAAGCATTTTCTGGGGGCCTATTTGATGGGTTAAGCTGGTTGAATTTTTTAATCTAGAATTGCATGGTTCTGGTGTTTCTTGTATGATTATTACTATGAAAAAGATTAGTTAGTGGGGATACGAACTAGTCGAATAGGAAATGAATGGTTCGCCTGAAACTAGGGAAACTATGAAGGAGAGTGTTATGAAAAAGTTTGTTTTATTGCTGACAACGGCATGTCTAGCATTTATTTTGGTAGCTTGTGGTCAGAAGACATATGCTGGTATTCAAATTGATAACGACAAGTATTCGCAATTGACGCAATCGAAGAAGAATATTAATACATTGCTTGATACATTGAGCAAATATGATTACCGCAACTCTGCCTCTGCTAATGCGGTTTATCGCGCTGCTGATAAGGTAATGAGCACTAATGCCCGTGGTTTAGATACCGCCGACAAAGAAAAATTAGATGTGGTACTTGATAATTCACCCCATGGTATAAAGGGAATTATTAAAGACGCGACTAAGAAACAATATAATGTGGATGGCAGTGTTGCCTCGCAATTCCATAACAATTTTCAAGTAATTATTGATACAACTGCTAAAGCCGTCACCCACTCAGAAGTTCAAGCCGACAAAGTTAGTTCACAACTTAATCAGGAATTAAATGTTGAAAAGCGCTTGTACAAGTTGGGCTCACAAAACGAATAAAATAATTAAGGAAGATTAAAGTTTCTAAACAGAAGCTTAAAAGACGTAAAAATTCTCCCGTCAACACTGAAAGTATACGATAATTAGTATATAAATAAAGTATGCCAAAACGGCG
This is a stretch of genomic DNA from Periweissella cryptocerci. It encodes these proteins:
- the ileS gene encoding isoleucine--tRNA ligase gives rise to the protein MKLKETLNLGKTKFPMRGSLPTKELERENVWFENKVYEARQKLNEGKPFFVLHDGPPYANGNIHMGHALNKISKDIIVRYKSMSGFNSPYVPGWDTHGLPIEQQLTKAGHNRKELSKVEWRKLAEQFAREQVDKQREDFKRLGVSAEWDNPYLTLLPEFEAAQIRTFGEMAKKGYIYKGKKPVYWSWSSESALAEAEIEYHDVTSPTAFYAERVVDGKGILDTDTYMVVWTTTPWTIPGSRGITIGAKYEYSVVKPAGSDKKYVVATDLLAGDAEKFGWADYEVEKIVKGVDMENIIAQHPFYEDVKLVTMLGDFVTLDAGTGLVHTAPGFGEDDFWVGQKYGLEVAVPVDDQGMMTEEAGADFEGVFYEKANAISLQKLTDLGLLLKQEDIEHSYPFDWRTKKPVIFRAVPQWFASVEAFRQQILDSLDEVEFLPEWGKNRLYNMIKDRGDWVISRQRVWGVPLPIFYAEDGEPILTEETVNHVADLFGEFGSNVWFEREAKDLLPEGYTSEHSPNGIFTKEEDIMDVWFDSGSSHQGVLAQRDYLPDQADLYLEGSDQYRGWFNSSLITSVAVTGHAPYKGLISQGFVLDGEGRKMSKSIGNTIVPNDVIKQMGAEIIRLWVASVDTDSDVRVSMEILKQSSETYRKIRNTMRFLLANTEDFDNAKDAVAYEDMPASDKYFYALVNDLTKDLLADYDQYKFVDLFKRVVNFINVDLSAYYLDYAKDVVYTEAPDSVERRAMQTNFYKTVLNLTKLLLPILPHTSEEIWEYLQEPEEFGYLSEMVVAEDLADSASLIANWGEFRLMRDKVNKALEEARDNKLIGKPAEAAVTLYLTAEQRALIDTLDSDVRVMLLVSQLHLVDIADAPADAQDIDGLKLTVAHAEGEVSARDRLYHTDLGADADFPMLSAHEAAIVRQYYPEAVENGFED
- a CDS encoding GRP family sugar transporter, producing the protein MDILMALIPALTWGSIGLLTGKFGGSAGQQVFGMTSGAFILSAIIWLVTKPTMTPTIWILGLVSGLFWAVGTSQQFVSFKEIGVSKAFPISTAGQLVTNALMGAIVFGEWKNPIMWLMGVAAIAIMVIGAVFIGKKDPKSPFKQPENITGNMRAGIIALTLSTFGYLVYTFIPKAYQTWGGMPSTSGSEFTFAILLPQTMGMVIGAFIFAKFMIRENNLVSVTTAKNGITGIGWAIGNLFMFLSAMSAMGLATAYTLSQMGVIISTFGAIIFLGEKKTKKEFIYTFIGTAAVILGGVLVGMI
- a CDS encoding TetR/AcrR family transcriptional regulator, giving the protein MTTKTDPRVLKTRNSLKRALVKLMREYKLQYITVQKITEEANITRGTFYLHYHDKEDFVQRAMQEIIDDFFAETIYMTNRGFKSHTKDDSAAELCRFSIARAFAYIENDSEVFDVLLNEQENNVFEQQIYNHLSEYMQQFKQTCQSEFVELEVPDELQISFIVSALLGVIKRWLHTGMMYTPRYMTASMKRILEFKQPKQVEFADFFDAAEVLD
- a CDS encoding zinc ribbon domain-containing protein — protein: MAQKVFCQSCGMPLQNKADFGTNKDGSFSTEYCSYCYLNGEFVDPNATVASMIAVGEKGIEQNPQMGKITKFFLKKMYPMQVKNLKRWK
- a CDS encoding lipoprotein yields the protein MKKFVLLLTTACLAFILVACGQKTYAGIQIDNDKYSQLTQSKKNINTLLDTLSKYDYRNSASANAVYRAADKVMSTNARGLDTADKEKLDVVLDNSPHGIKGIIKDATKKQYNVDGSVASQFHNNFQVIIDTTAKAVTHSEVQADKVSSQLNQELNVEKRLYKLGSQNE